Within Pseudomonas paeninsulae, the genomic segment GGCGATCGGCTTAAGTCGGCGGAGCATCCTGAGCTGTTTTCAGGCTTGGTGTGGTCGGGTGAGCAGGCGCTGCAGCTTGGCTTGATCGATGCCCTGGGCAATACCAGCTATGTCGCGCGTGAAGTGATCGGCGAGAAAGAGCTGGTCGACTTCACGGTCGAGGAGTCGCCGTTCGATCGCTTTGCCAAGCGCCTGGGTGCCAGCGTCGCCGAGGACCTGGCCATGTGGATGGGTTTCCAGGGGCCAAGCCTGCGCTAGTTGATTTCGCGTTGCACGCGGGCCCGGTCATTGATCGGGCTTGTTGCTTTATGGGATATCAATGCCGGCTATAAGGAGCATGTCCACCAGGCGGATCAGGGGTAGGCCGATCAGGCTGGTGGCGTCAGTGCCTTCGGTGCTGCGAAACAGGCTGACGCCCAGCCCTTCAGCCTTGAAGCTGCCGGCGCAGTCGTAGGGCTGCTCTGCCTGCAGGTAGCGGGTGATTTGTGCGGCACTCAGTTGGCGAAAGTGCACGGTGAAGGGGATGCAGTCGATCTGGCAGTGGCCGCTTTGGCTGTCGAGCAGGGCCAGGCCGGTGAGGAAGGTGACGCTGTTGCCGCTTGCGGCGAGTAGTTGTGTATGGGCTCGCTCGTATGTTTCGGGTTTTCCGACAATCTGGCTGCCAAGTACGGCGACCTGGTCCGAGCCGATGATCAAGTGTTGCGGGTGCTTGAGGCTGAGGGCGCGGGCTTTTTCTTCTGCCAGGCGGCGCACCAGTGTGCTGGCGTCTTCATCGGGACGAGGGGCTTCATTGATCGCAGGCGCGTCCCAGATAAAGGGCTGGCACAGGCGGGTCAATAATTCTCGGCGATAGGGCGAACTGGATGCGAGCACCAGGGGTAGCATGTCTGTGCATCTCCTTTTATATAGGTGGGCAATTCTAGTCGGCACTCTTCGTGCGGGACAGGCCTAATATCCTTTGACAGGGGCAGGGTGCATCCATAGAATGCGGCGCCTATGTCAAATGCACCGATTCCACCTCATGTTGATCCGCGAAAGTTGGCTGATCGTGGTGCCACGCTTGAAGGCGAGGTACTGCTAGCTGATTTGGCGCGACTCTGCGACCCGCTTGCCGATAATCAAGGCGCGGTGCGTGTGAAGTTTTTCTTCGAGCGTGATGAGCGCAATGCTGTGGTTTTCCATAGTGAACTCGAGGTTGAGGTCAAGATGGTTTGCCAGCGTTGTCTGGAGCTGGTTGCCCTGCCGATCCATAGCGTGTGTGATTACGCTGTGGTGAAAGAAGGTGCAAATACCCAGTCCGTGCCGAAAGGCTATGACGCTCTGGAATTGGGTGAAGAGCCATTGGATCTGCTGGCGTTGGTTGAGGAGGAGTTGTTGCTCGCCTTGCCCATCGTCCCGCTTCATGATCCTAAAGATTGCCAGCAGCCGGCCGGCCTCGAAGAGCCCGGGCCGAGTGAGGACGAGGTAACGCGGTCCAACCCGTTCAGTGTATTGGCGCAGTTAAAGCGTGACCCAAACGTTTAGGAGTTAATTAGTTATGGCTGTTCAGCAGAACAAAAAATCCCGTTCCGCCCGTGACATGCGTCGTTCGCACGATGCACTCGATGCCAGCACGCTGTCCGTTGAGAAAAGCACCGGTGAAATCCATCTGCGCCACCACGTATCGCCGGAAGGTGTTTACCGTGGTCGCAAAGTGATCGACAAGGGCGCTGACGAGTAAATCTTGTCCGCTCCGATCATCGCGATTGATGCAATGGGTGGGGACTTCGGTCCCCACAGCATTGTTCAGGCCAGCATTGCCTGCCTGGCTGAGTACCCTTCGCTGCATCTGGTCCTAGTCGGCCAAGCCCCTCTTATCGAAGATTTGATTGCCTGTAGTCCTGGCGTCGATCGTGCACGTCTGCAAGTCGAGCATGCTGGCGAAGTGATCGCCATGGATGAGCGTCCGGCGCTGGCACTGCGTGGTAAGTCGGATTCGTCGATGCGGGTGGCTCTGGATTTGCTGCGTGAGGGGCGCGTTCAGGCGTGCGTCAGTGCTGGCAATACCGGGGCCTTGATGGCGTTGTCGCGTTATCTGCTGAAAACCCTGCCGGGCATCGATCGCCCGGCGATGGTCTCGGCTGTGCCAACCCAGACTGGTTGCTGTCACTTGCTTGATCTGGGGGCTAATGTCGACTGCAGTGCCGAGCAGCTCTACCAGTTCGCCGTAATGGGCGCGGTGGCCGCTGAGGCGTTGGGGGTGGTGAGCCCGCGTGTGGCGTTGCTCAATGTCGGCACCGAAGAGGTCAAGGGCAATCAGCAGGTCCAGCTTGCTGCGAGTCTTTTGCAGCAGGCCAGTGGTTTGAATTACATCGGCTTTATCGAAGGCGACGGGCTTTATCGTGGCGACGCCGATGTGGTGGTGTGCGACGGTTTTGTGGGCAATATTCTGCTCAAGTCCAGCGAAGGCCTGGCGACGATGATTACGGCGCGTATCGAGCTGTTGTTCAAGCGCAACCTGGTTTCGCGGCTGGCAGGTCTGCTGGCGATGCCGGTATTACGCCGCCTGCGTGCCGAGTTGGCGCCCGCGCAGCACAACGGTGCAAGCTTGCTCGGCTTGCAGGGTATTGTGGTGAAGAGTCATGGCTCAGCAGGTACTGAAGGTTTCAAGAGTGCCATCCGTTGTGCGCTGAGGGAAATCGAGGACGATTTGCCGCGGCGCCTGCATGGTCGTCTCGAGGGTATGTTGCTCTGAGCCGGTTATTGATGGGTTTTGCAGGCTGCAGGTGCAGGGTGCTGGCGATTGTGTAGCCTGCTAATGTGACCGCGGCGGATGGCCTGTCATCCAACTGTCAGATTGTTGCGCTTGACTCTGCTGGGCGCGAATTTATACGACGATAAGACCATAGAGGCTCGTTTACATGTCTGCATCCCTCGCATTCGTCTTTCCTGGGCAAGGCTCGCAGTCGCTGGCAATGTTGGCTGGGCATGGCTCACAGCAAATTGTTATCGATACTTTTGCCGAAGCCTCCGAAGTACTCGGCTACGACCTTTGGGTCTTGACCCAGCAGGGGCCGGAAGAGCAACTCAATCAAACCGATAAAACTCAGCCAGCTATCCTTGCGGCATCCACTGCCTTGTGGCGCCTGTGGCGCGCTGAGGGTGGTTTGCAGCCGGCTTTCGTGGCCGGCCATAGCCTGGGTGAATACTCTGCACTGGTTGCTGCAGGCAGTCTGGGTTTCGCTGAAGCCGTGAAGCTGGTTGAACTGCGTGGTCAACTGATGCAGCAGGCTGTGCCCGCTGGTCAGGGCGGTATGGCGGCAATCCTCGGGCTGGACGATGCCGATGTACTGGCTGCCTGCAGCGACGCGGCGCAAGGTGAGGTGGTTAGCGCAGTGAACTTCAATGCGCCTGGCCAGGTAGTGATCGCAGGTTCTGCAGCTGCCGTGGCACGCGCCGTCGAGGCGTGTAAGGCGCGTGGTGCCAAACGTGCAATGCCGCTGCCGGTTAGCGTGCCGTCGCATTGTGCGCTGATGCGCCCGGCTGCTGAGCACTTCGCTGAGGCGGTTGCAGCGGTTGTCTGGCAATCTCCGCAGATTCCGTTGGTTCAGAATGTCAGTGCCCGCGTGGTCGCAGACCTTGATACTCTCAAGGCCGATTTGCTGGCGCAGCTGTATAGTCCGGTGCGCTGGGTTGAATCAATAGTCTGTATGGCTGAACAAGGCGTGGCTGATCTGCTCGAGTGCGGTCCAGGCAGGGTGCTGTCGGGGCTGAACAAGCGCTGCGTCAAAGGAATCAATACGTATAGTCTGGACACTCCAGACGCCTTTGCCGCCGCGCGTGCGGCCTTGGCCTGAATTAAGAGAGGTTTTTATGAGCCTGCAAGGTAAGGTTGCATTGGTCACTGGCGCGAGTCGCGGCATTGGTCAAGCCATTGCGCTGGAATTGGGGCGGCAGGGCGCCATTGTGATCGGGACGGCGACTTCGCCGTCTGGCGCCGAGCGGATTGCCGAGTACCTGAAAGAACATGGCATCGAAGGGGCTGGTCTGGTGCTTGATGTCAGTAGCGACGAATCGGTTGCCACGACTCTGCAACACATTCAGCAACACCTTGGTCAGCCGTTGATCCTGGTCAACAACGCAGGTATCACCCGGGATAACCTGATGCTGCGCATGAAAGATGATGAGTGGTTCGATGTCATCAATACCAACCTGAACAGCCTGTATAGGTTGTCCAAGGCGGTGCTGCGCGGTATGACCAAGGCGCGCTTCGGGCGCATCATCAATATCGGTTCGGTTGTCGGCGCCATGGGCAATGCTGGGCAAGTGAACTATGCTGCGTCCAAGGCCGGGGTGGAAGGTTTCGGTCGGGCGCTGGCGCGTGAAGTCGGCTCGCGGTCGATCACTGTAAATGCTGTGGCGCCTGGTTTTATTGATACTGATATGACCCGCGAACTACCGGAAGCACAGCGTGACGCGTTGCTGGCACAGATTCCGCTGGGTCGTTTGGGGCAGGCCGAAGAGATCGCGAAAGTAGTCGCTTTCCTCGCTTCCGATGGCGCAGCCTACGTCACAGGAGCTACTATCCCTGTGAACGGCGGAATGTACATG encodes:
- a CDS encoding Maf family protein translates to MLPLVLASSSPYRRELLTRLCQPFIWDAPAINEAPRPDEDASTLVRRLAEEKARALSLKHPQHLIIGSDQVAVLGSQIVGKPETYERAHTQLLAASGNSVTFLTGLALLDSQSGHCQIDCIPFTVHFRQLSAAQITRYLQAEQPYDCAGSFKAEGLGVSLFRSTEGTDATSLIGLPLIRLVDMLLIAGIDIP
- a CDS encoding YceD family protein, encoding MSNAPIPPHVDPRKLADRGATLEGEVLLADLARLCDPLADNQGAVRVKFFFERDERNAVVFHSELEVEVKMVCQRCLELVALPIHSVCDYAVVKEGANTQSVPKGYDALELGEEPLDLLALVEEELLLALPIVPLHDPKDCQQPAGLEEPGPSEDEVTRSNPFSVLAQLKRDPNV
- the rpmF gene encoding 50S ribosomal protein L32, translated to MAVQQNKKSRSARDMRRSHDALDASTLSVEKSTGEIHLRHHVSPEGVYRGRKVIDKGADE
- the plsX gene encoding phosphate acyltransferase PlsX codes for the protein MSAPIIAIDAMGGDFGPHSIVQASIACLAEYPSLHLVLVGQAPLIEDLIACSPGVDRARLQVEHAGEVIAMDERPALALRGKSDSSMRVALDLLREGRVQACVSAGNTGALMALSRYLLKTLPGIDRPAMVSAVPTQTGCCHLLDLGANVDCSAEQLYQFAVMGAVAAEALGVVSPRVALLNVGTEEVKGNQQVQLAASLLQQASGLNYIGFIEGDGLYRGDADVVVCDGFVGNILLKSSEGLATMITARIELLFKRNLVSRLAGLLAMPVLRRLRAELAPAQHNGASLLGLQGIVVKSHGSAGTEGFKSAIRCALREIEDDLPRRLHGRLEGMLL
- the fabD gene encoding ACP S-malonyltransferase, whose protein sequence is MSASLAFVFPGQGSQSLAMLAGHGSQQIVIDTFAEASEVLGYDLWVLTQQGPEEQLNQTDKTQPAILAASTALWRLWRAEGGLQPAFVAGHSLGEYSALVAAGSLGFAEAVKLVELRGQLMQQAVPAGQGGMAAILGLDDADVLAACSDAAQGEVVSAVNFNAPGQVVIAGSAAAVARAVEACKARGAKRAMPLPVSVPSHCALMRPAAEHFAEAVAAVVWQSPQIPLVQNVSARVVADLDTLKADLLAQLYSPVRWVESIVCMAEQGVADLLECGPGRVLSGLNKRCVKGINTYSLDTPDAFAAARAALA
- the fabG gene encoding 3-oxoacyl-ACP reductase FabG codes for the protein MSLQGKVALVTGASRGIGQAIALELGRQGAIVIGTATSPSGAERIAEYLKEHGIEGAGLVLDVSSDESVATTLQHIQQHLGQPLILVNNAGITRDNLMLRMKDDEWFDVINTNLNSLYRLSKAVLRGMTKARFGRIINIGSVVGAMGNAGQVNYAASKAGVEGFGRALAREVGSRSITVNAVAPGFIDTDMTRELPEAQRDALLAQIPLGRLGQAEEIAKVVAFLASDGAAYVTGATIPVNGGMYMS